Proteins found in one Corynebacterium freneyi genomic segment:
- a CDS encoding peptide MFS transporter translates to MWERFSFYGMQGILLYYMYYAVTDGGLGMNQAVATSIVGAYGGLVYMAALIGAWIADRLLGSERTLFASAVLIMIGHISLAVVPGVTGLAIGLVCVALGSGGLKTTASVVLGQLYSREDTRRDAGFSIFYMGVNIGALFGPLLTGWIWGMKGFHWGFGLAAIGMAIGLVQYVLMRKSTIGAAGHEVPNPLPKSKYAPTLIGAVALVVVAVALVATGIVPVDSLATIVTVLAAVAAVVLWTQMYTSERTTAVEKHRLIAFIPMFVAGVLFFGIFQQQFTVIAIYSDQRLDRMIGGFEISPTWVQSINPIFIIVFSGIFAAMWTKLGDRQWSYPVKFGVANIIIGVSLFFFLPFVGGGPNSTPLLVIVWILFLFTMGELMLSPVGNSLATKLAPAAFPTRMFAVWMMAVAMGTSLAGVLAGYYHPEDASAESNFFIVIGVLSIAIGAALILAKKWIVARFEGVH, encoded by the coding sequence ATGTGGGAGCGCTTCAGCTTCTACGGCATGCAGGGCATCCTGCTGTACTACATGTACTACGCCGTCACCGACGGCGGCTTGGGCATGAACCAGGCGGTGGCGACGTCCATCGTCGGCGCCTACGGCGGCCTGGTCTACATGGCGGCGCTGATCGGCGCCTGGATCGCCGACCGCCTCCTCGGCTCGGAGCGGACCCTGTTCGCCTCCGCCGTGCTCATCATGATCGGCCACATCTCGCTGGCGGTCGTCCCCGGCGTCACCGGCCTGGCCATCGGCCTGGTCTGCGTCGCCCTCGGCTCGGGCGGCCTGAAGACCACCGCGTCGGTCGTCCTCGGCCAGCTGTACTCCCGCGAGGACACCCGCCGCGACGCCGGCTTCTCCATCTTCTACATGGGCGTCAACATCGGTGCCCTGTTCGGCCCGCTGCTCACCGGCTGGATCTGGGGCATGAAGGGCTTCCACTGGGGCTTCGGCCTGGCCGCCATCGGCATGGCCATCGGCCTGGTCCAGTACGTGCTCATGCGCAAGTCCACCATCGGCGCCGCCGGCCACGAGGTGCCGAATCCGCTGCCGAAGTCGAAGTACGCGCCGACGCTGATCGGTGCGGTCGCCCTCGTGGTCGTCGCCGTCGCCCTCGTCGCCACGGGCATCGTCCCGGTCGATTCGCTGGCGACCATCGTCACCGTGCTGGCGGCCGTCGCGGCGGTGGTGCTGTGGACCCAGATGTACACCTCGGAGCGCACCACGGCCGTCGAAAAGCATCGTCTGATCGCGTTCATCCCGATGTTCGTCGCCGGCGTGCTGTTCTTCGGCATTTTCCAGCAGCAGTTCACGGTCATCGCGATCTACTCGGATCAGCGTCTGGACCGCATGATCGGCGGCTTCGAGATCTCGCCGACGTGGGTGCAGTCGATCAATCCGATCTTCATCATCGTCTTCTCCGGCATCTTCGCCGCGATGTGGACGAAGCTGGGCGACCGCCAGTGGTCGTACCCGGTGAAGTTCGGCGTCGCCAACATCATCATCGGCGTTTCGCTGTTCTTCTTCCTGCCGTTCGTCGGCGGCGGACCGAACTCGACGCCGCTGCTGGTCATCGTCTGGATTCTGTTCCTGTTCACGATGGGCGAGCTGATGCTGTCGCCGGTGGGCAATTCGCTGGCGACGAAGCTGGCGCCGGCCGCCTTCCCCACCCGCATGTTCGCCGTGTGGATGATGGCGGTTGCCATGGGCACGTCGCTGGCCGGTGTTCTGGCCGGGTACTACCACCCGGAGGACGCGTCCGCGGAGTCGAATTTCTTCATCGTCATCGGCGTGCTGTCGATCGCCATCGGCGCCGCCCTGATCCTGGCCAAGAAGTGGATCGTCGCCCGGTTCGAGGGCGTCCACTAG
- a CDS encoding RDD family protein: MTNPYDNPFGPQGGNDPYGQAGYGQGAANPYGQAGYGQQGYGQQGYGQADYGQGGYGQQGYGQPAQQGYPQQGYGQIQPYAQQPMQAYGAAGHGGVPIGEKTLPVSGAGVSALPRWGGQILDAIIFIVLMFIPLLILAAIPFLGWALLGAFTLIGKPLYYAICESSWGATPGKKLLGWKVIDVHTGGNLTFGRSFMRNLWNLGGLIPAVGIIVPILVGVSISGDPQGRAWHDRMADAAVVRR, translated from the coding sequence ATGACCAACCCGTACGACAACCCCTTCGGCCCCCAGGGCGGCAACGATCCCTACGGTCAGGCGGGGTACGGCCAGGGAGCGGCCAATCCATACGGTCAGGCCGGCTACGGGCAGCAGGGTTACGGCCAGCAGGGCTATGGCCAGGCCGACTACGGCCAGGGCGGGTATGGCCAGCAGGGTTACGGCCAGCCGGCTCAACAGGGCTACCCGCAGCAGGGTTACGGCCAGATCCAGCCGTACGCACAGCAGCCGATGCAGGCCTACGGCGCGGCGGGCCACGGCGGCGTGCCGATCGGCGAGAAGACCCTCCCGGTGTCGGGTGCGGGCGTGTCCGCCCTGCCGCGGTGGGGCGGGCAGATCCTGGACGCGATCATTTTCATCGTCCTCATGTTCATTCCGCTCCTCATCCTCGCCGCGATCCCGTTCCTCGGGTGGGCGTTGCTGGGAGCCTTCACCCTCATCGGCAAGCCGCTGTACTACGCGATCTGCGAGAGCTCCTGGGGCGCGACGCCGGGCAAGAAGCTGCTCGGCTGGAAGGTCATCGACGTCCACACCGGCGGAAACCTCACCTTCGGCCGTTCCTTCATGCGCAACCTCTGGAACCTCGGCGGCCTCATCCCGGCGGTCGGCATCATCGTCCCGATTCTCGTCGGCGTATCCATCAGCGGTGACCCGCAGGGCCGCGCCTGGCACGACCGCATGGCCGATGCCGCCGTGGTCCGCCGGTAA
- a CDS encoding acyl-CoA carboxylase subunit beta, producing MTLNTTAEKLADLKERLKQAQDPGSERAKARRDAAGLTTPRQRIARLVDAGSFVETGQLGRTPGEEDAPYGDGVVTGTARIGGRPVAVYAHDKSVYGGSVGVTFGKKVCDLMDLATKVGCPVIGINDSGGARIQDAVTSLAMYSEISRRQLPLSGQSPQISILLGKCAGGAVYAPVTTDFLVAVKDRTEMFITGPEVIRSVTGEDISSAELGGAEQQARNGNVSYVADDEEDAFNYVHDLLDRLPSSVHEPLPPYWAPSDEITDRDRSLDTIIPDDPNAGYDMMEVLTRIFDDEDFIEVQPDYAPNLITGFARVDGRTVGVLANQPMHLAGCLDADCSDKGSRFSNICDAYDIPIVYVVDTPGYLPGVQQEKSGIIHRGAKLGFALAQATVPKVTVIVRKAFGGAYAVMGSKNLGGDLNFAWPTAQIAVMGAEAAVVMIQGRQLAEVPEDQQPAMKKMFMDFYNENMTSPYVAAERGYVDAMILPSDTRVQLRRALDQLRDKQMPQARKKREIAPM from the coding sequence TTGACTCTCAACACCACCGCCGAAAAGCTCGCCGACCTGAAGGAGCGCCTCAAGCAGGCACAGGATCCGGGCAGCGAGCGGGCCAAGGCACGCCGTGACGCGGCGGGGCTGACCACGCCCCGCCAGCGCATCGCCCGCCTGGTCGACGCGGGGTCGTTCGTGGAGACCGGTCAGCTCGGCCGCACCCCCGGCGAAGAAGACGCCCCCTACGGCGATGGCGTGGTCACCGGCACCGCCCGCATCGGCGGCCGACCGGTGGCGGTGTACGCGCACGACAAGTCGGTCTACGGCGGTTCGGTCGGCGTCACCTTCGGCAAGAAGGTCTGCGACCTCATGGACCTGGCCACCAAGGTCGGCTGCCCGGTCATCGGCATCAACGATTCCGGCGGCGCCCGCATCCAGGACGCCGTGACGTCGCTGGCCATGTACTCCGAGATCTCGCGCCGCCAGTTGCCCCTGTCCGGGCAGTCGCCGCAGATCTCCATTTTGCTGGGCAAGTGCGCCGGCGGCGCCGTCTACGCGCCCGTGACCACGGACTTCCTGGTGGCGGTGAAGGACCGCACCGAGATGTTCATCACCGGCCCCGAGGTCATCCGCTCGGTCACCGGCGAGGACATCAGCTCCGCCGAGCTCGGCGGCGCCGAGCAGCAGGCCCGCAACGGCAACGTCTCTTACGTCGCCGACGACGAGGAAGACGCCTTCAACTACGTCCACGACCTGCTGGACCGCCTGCCCAGCTCCGTCCACGAGCCGCTGCCGCCGTACTGGGCGCCGTCCGACGAGATCACCGACCGCGACCGGTCGCTGGACACCATCATCCCCGACGACCCCAACGCCGGTTACGACATGATGGAGGTCCTGACCAGGATCTTCGACGACGAGGACTTCATCGAGGTCCAGCCGGACTACGCCCCGAACCTGATCACCGGCTTCGCCCGCGTCGACGGCCGGACCGTCGGCGTGCTGGCCAACCAGCCGATGCACCTGGCCGGTTGCCTCGACGCGGACTGCTCGGACAAGGGATCGCGGTTTTCCAACATCTGCGACGCCTACGACATCCCGATCGTCTACGTCGTCGACACCCCGGGCTACCTGCCGGGCGTGCAGCAGGAGAAGTCGGGCATCATCCACCGCGGCGCCAAGCTCGGTTTCGCGCTCGCGCAGGCGACCGTGCCGAAGGTGACCGTCATCGTGCGCAAGGCCTTCGGCGGCGCGTACGCGGTGATGGGTTCGAAGAACCTGGGCGGCGACCTGAACTTCGCGTGGCCGACGGCGCAGATCGCCGTGATGGGCGCCGAAGCCGCCGTGGTGATGATCCAGGGCCGCCAGCTCGCCGAGGTCCCCGAGGACCAGCAGCCGGCGATGAAGAAGATGTTCATGGACTTCTACAACGAGAACATGACCAGCCCGTACGTCGCGGCGGAGCGCGGCTACGTCGACGCGATGATCCTGCCTTCGGACACGCGCGTGCAGTTGCGTCGTGCGCTCGACCAGCTTCGCGACAAGCAGATGCCGCAGGCGCGCAAGAAGCGCGAAATCGCCCCGATGTAG
- the pks13 gene encoding polyketide synthase Pks13 (Pks13 is a key enzyme in mycolic acid biosynthesis.), with amino-acid sequence MDDNKGRSGMTVAQMRDWLRDWVITTTGLTPEEVTPERPMEEFGLSSRDIVILSGELESLLDVRLDATIAYEYPTIDKLAVRLIEGDVENPDDSAYDALQTGEEAARSRRLRDEKLTDMDIAVVGMAARYPGARNIGEMWDLLVSGRAGTGDLPEGRWSEFDGDADIAAEIAECDTRGGYLDDVAGFDNEFFGLSPLEVENMDPQQRILLELTWEALENAHLPASELRGEAVGVFMGATTNDYAMLMAADPSAAHPYAMTGTSPSILSNRISYAFDFRGPSITMDTACSSSLVSIHQAVRALRDGDADAAVAGGVNLLVSPHATLSFGRLGVFSKTGAIHAFSEDASGMIRAEGAGVVVLKRLEDAEADGDDVLAVIKGTAVTSDGRSNGLTAPNPDAQVDVLRRAYADAGIRPQDVDYIEAHGTGTILGDPIEASALGTVLGRGRDAANPTLLGSAKTNFGHTEAAAGVAGVIKVVLAMRNDVLPPSLHYAGPNPYIDFEGGRLEVVEDPREWPEYSGHKVAGVSGFGFGGTNAHIVLTSPPAAPPQEEATAPIDAAAAREAGMPALLPVSGLLPSRRRMAAEDLASWLEANPKVDLGDVARTLASRSRGRSKAVVPATDVASAIEGMRRVAEGKSGPGIVSADAPLAQGPVWIFSGFGSQHRLMGKELLALSPVFAETMAKCDEIIVDSVGWSLLEIIADDERTYDLETAQIGITAIQVAQTDMMRALGAEPAAVVGMSMGEIAAAYAAGGLTLEETMRIACARSHLMGEGESMLAEDEQGGMAMVELSVDELDELLAAHPEFAGVEPAVYAAPTMTTVGGPKPAIAALVEHLTGEGKMARPLAVKGAGHTSALDPLLGELWSECSDVEPTPLSVPLFSSVDRGVTYQPGDVVHDADYFVRCTRHSVWFADAVSRACAAGYSTFVEFAPNPVALMPTMATAFAAGLPDAQLVHLAKRKEPAGESLAAACATLYAHGHDIDLSALAGPGAYADLPGMRWRHQRFWTSARPMSGGRGKLPGSRTTLPGGDVAYAGDAAIAPSIHAIIDAAIADAVPGATILAVEEAGALPASGELTTIVSRHPGGAVISVYTVDGDATELLAKAGVASVPAGSGAGAATGSSADSAAGAPAGTVGAESTAAGAPAGFGAVNRTPAAPGMPTAAGAAGTDGEPGWSPESGVPVETHLRVIVGEAMGYDVDDLPLELPLIDLGLDSLMGMRIKNRVEHDFSIPPLQVQALRDASVADVIALVEKLVAEAHDASDDSDAAGAEEAPAAGAESTSGREAGVAKQGINVPPRDASERMAFGTWATVVGTTAGGVTDELPALDDATVDALAARLSERAGADITADDVRAADTIADLAETLRPHLEVEVEGNIRVLRERLEGSTKPAVFLFHPAGGSSAVYQPLARRLPADVPVYGVERREGELTDRAAAYLDDIRDRADGRPVILGGWSFGGALAYEVAHQLRDSGIDVAQIVLLDTVQPSEKVPDTPEEMHARWDRYADFAKRTYGLDIPVPHDLLDQQGEEGLLTMLEQFLATADSTQHGLSGGVLEHQRASFVDNRILDQLDMTRWAEVDVPVVLFRAERMHDGAIELEPRYATIDEDGGWSAIVDDLEIVHLCGDHLAIVDEPEISKVGSWLGDRLDDLDTESRNGQ; translated from the coding sequence ATGGATGACAACAAGGGACGATCCGGCATGACGGTCGCCCAGATGCGCGATTGGTTGCGCGACTGGGTGATCACCACCACCGGTCTGACACCGGAGGAAGTCACGCCGGAACGGCCGATGGAGGAGTTCGGCCTGTCCTCCCGCGACATCGTCATCCTGTCGGGTGAGTTGGAGAGCCTGCTGGACGTGCGGCTCGATGCGACGATCGCCTACGAGTACCCGACGATCGACAAACTCGCGGTGCGGCTGATCGAGGGCGACGTCGAAAACCCGGATGATTCGGCGTACGACGCGCTGCAGACGGGCGAGGAGGCCGCGCGGTCGCGTCGGCTTCGCGACGAGAAGCTCACCGACATGGACATCGCCGTGGTCGGCATGGCCGCCCGGTATCCGGGTGCCCGGAACATCGGCGAAATGTGGGATCTGCTGGTCTCGGGCCGCGCCGGCACCGGTGATCTGCCGGAGGGCCGGTGGTCCGAGTTCGACGGTGATGCGGACATCGCCGCGGAGATCGCCGAGTGCGACACCCGCGGCGGGTACCTCGACGACGTCGCGGGCTTCGACAACGAGTTCTTCGGGCTGTCGCCGCTCGAGGTGGAGAACATGGACCCGCAGCAGCGGATCCTGTTGGAGCTGACGTGGGAGGCGCTGGAGAACGCGCATCTGCCGGCGTCGGAGTTGCGCGGCGAGGCCGTGGGCGTGTTCATGGGTGCGACGACGAACGACTACGCCATGCTCATGGCGGCCGATCCGTCGGCGGCGCACCCGTACGCGATGACCGGCACGTCGCCGTCGATTCTGTCCAACCGAATTTCCTACGCGTTCGACTTCCGCGGGCCGTCGATCACCATGGATACGGCGTGCTCGTCGTCGTTGGTGTCCATCCATCAGGCGGTGCGGGCGTTGCGCGACGGCGATGCCGATGCGGCGGTGGCCGGTGGCGTGAACCTGCTGGTGTCGCCGCATGCGACGTTGTCGTTCGGCCGGTTGGGGGTGTTCTCGAAGACGGGTGCGATCCACGCGTTTTCCGAGGACGCCAGCGGCATGATCCGCGCCGAGGGCGCCGGCGTCGTGGTGCTCAAGCGGCTGGAGGACGCCGAGGCCGACGGCGACGACGTCCTGGCCGTGATCAAGGGCACCGCCGTCACCTCCGACGGCCGTTCCAACGGGCTGACCGCGCCGAACCCGGATGCGCAGGTCGACGTGCTGCGCCGCGCCTACGCCGATGCCGGCATCCGTCCGCAGGACGTCGATTACATCGAGGCCCACGGCACCGGCACCATCCTCGGCGACCCGATCGAGGCCTCCGCGCTGGGCACGGTGCTCGGCCGCGGCCGTGACGCCGCCAATCCGACGCTGCTGGGCAGCGCCAAGACGAACTTCGGCCACACCGAGGCCGCCGCGGGCGTCGCCGGCGTGATCAAGGTCGTGCTGGCCATGCGCAACGACGTCCTGCCGCCGTCGCTGCATTACGCGGGCCCCAACCCGTACATCGATTTCGAGGGCGGCCGCCTGGAGGTCGTGGAGGATCCCCGCGAGTGGCCCGAGTACTCCGGCCACAAGGTCGCCGGCGTCTCCGGGTTCGGCTTCGGCGGCACCAACGCCCACATCGTGCTGACGTCCCCGCCGGCGGCGCCGCCGCAGGAGGAGGCGACCGCGCCGATCGACGCCGCGGCCGCCCGCGAGGCCGGGATGCCCGCGCTGCTGCCGGTGTCCGGTCTGCTGCCGTCGCGCCGCCGCATGGCCGCCGAGGACCTCGCATCCTGGTTGGAGGCCAACCCGAAGGTGGATCTGGGCGACGTCGCGCGAACTCTGGCGTCGCGGTCGCGGGGTCGGTCCAAGGCGGTCGTGCCCGCCACCGACGTCGCCTCGGCGATCGAGGGCATGCGCCGCGTCGCCGAGGGCAAGTCGGGTCCGGGCATCGTCTCGGCCGACGCTCCGCTGGCGCAGGGGCCGGTGTGGATCTTCTCGGGTTTCGGCTCGCAGCACCGCCTGATGGGCAAGGAGCTGCTGGCCCTGTCGCCGGTGTTCGCCGAGACCATGGCCAAGTGCGACGAGATCATCGTCGATTCGGTCGGCTGGTCGCTGCTGGAGATCATCGCCGACGACGAGCGCACCTACGACCTCGAGACCGCGCAGATCGGCATCACCGCCATTCAGGTCGCCCAGACCGACATGATGCGCGCGCTGGGCGCCGAGCCCGCTGCCGTCGTGGGCATGTCCATGGGCGAGATCGCCGCGGCCTACGCCGCCGGCGGCCTGACCCTGGAGGAGACGATGCGCATCGCGTGCGCCCGCTCCCATCTGATGGGCGAGGGCGAGTCGATGCTCGCGGAGGACGAGCAGGGCGGCATGGCGATGGTCGAGCTGTCCGTCGACGAGCTCGACGAGCTGCTGGCCGCGCATCCGGAGTTCGCCGGCGTCGAGCCGGCGGTCTACGCCGCGCCGACCATGACCACCGTCGGCGGCCCGAAGCCGGCCATCGCCGCGCTGGTGGAGCACCTCACCGGCGAGGGCAAGATGGCCCGCCCGCTGGCGGTGAAGGGCGCGGGGCACACGTCCGCGCTCGACCCGCTGCTGGGGGAGCTGTGGTCGGAGTGCTCGGACGTCGAGCCGACCCCGCTGTCGGTGCCGTTGTTCAGCTCCGTCGACCGGGGCGTGACGTATCAGCCGGGCGACGTCGTCCACGACGCCGATTACTTCGTGCGCTGCACCCGCCACTCCGTGTGGTTCGCCGATGCGGTGTCCCGCGCTTGCGCGGCCGGTTACAGCACGTTCGTCGAGTTCGCCCCGAACCCGGTGGCGCTCATGCCGACGATGGCCACGGCGTTCGCCGCCGGACTGCCGGATGCGCAGCTGGTGCACCTGGCCAAGCGCAAGGAGCCCGCGGGCGAGTCGCTCGCCGCGGCGTGCGCGACGCTGTACGCCCACGGCCACGACATCGACCTGTCGGCGTTGGCCGGCCCGGGTGCGTACGCGGATCTGCCGGGCATGCGTTGGCGCCACCAGCGTTTCTGGACGTCCGCGCGCCCGATGTCCGGTGGCCGCGGCAAGCTGCCGGGATCGCGCACGACCCTGCCCGGCGGCGATGTCGCCTACGCGGGTGACGCGGCCATCGCGCCGTCGATTCACGCGATCATCGATGCGGCCATCGCCGACGCCGTGCCCGGTGCGACGATCCTGGCCGTCGAGGAGGCCGGCGCGCTGCCGGCGTCCGGTGAGCTGACGACGATCGTCTCTCGCCACCCCGGCGGCGCAGTGATTTCGGTGTACACGGTCGACGGCGACGCCACGGAGCTGCTGGCCAAGGCCGGCGTCGCGTCCGTTCCCGCCGGGTCGGGTGCCGGTGCAGCCACCGGCTCCTCCGCCGATTCCGCCGCAGGCGCCCCGGCCGGCACCGTCGGCGCCGAGTCGACCGCCGCGGGCGCGCCCGCCGGTTTCGGCGCGGTCAACCGCACCCCGGCCGCCCCGGGCATGCCCACCGCCGCGGGCGCGGCGGGAACGGACGGGGAGCCCGGCTGGTCTCCGGAGTCCGGTGTGCCGGTGGAGACGCATCTGCGCGTCATCGTCGGCGAAGCGATGGGCTACGACGTCGACGATCTGCCGCTGGAGCTGCCGCTCATCGACCTCGGCCTGGATTCGCTGATGGGCATGCGCATCAAGAACCGCGTGGAGCACGATTTCTCCATCCCGCCGCTGCAGGTGCAGGCGCTTCGCGACGCGTCGGTCGCCGACGTCATCGCCCTGGTCGAGAAACTTGTCGCCGAGGCCCACGATGCCTCCGACGACTCCGACGCCGCTGGCGCCGAGGAGGCCCCGGCCGCGGGCGCCGAGTCGACGTCCGGCCGGGAGGCGGGCGTCGCAAAGCAAGGCATCAACGTGCCGCCGCGCGACGCCTCGGAGCGCATGGCGTTCGGCACCTGGGCCACCGTGGTCGGCACGACCGCCGGCGGCGTCACCGACGAACTGCCCGCGCTTGACGACGCCACCGTCGACGCCCTCGCCGCACGCCTGTCGGAGCGGGCGGGCGCCGACATCACCGCAGACGACGTCCGCGCCGCCGACACGATCGCGGATCTGGCCGAAACGCTGCGCCCCCACCTCGAAGTCGAGGTCGAGGGCAACATCCGCGTGCTGCGCGAACGCCTCGAAGGGTCGACGAAGCCCGCCGTGTTCCTCTTCCACCCGGCCGGCGGATCCTCCGCCGTGTACCAGCCCCTGGCCCGCCGACTGCCCGCCGACGTCCCCGTCTACGGCGTCGAACGCCGCGAGGGCGAGCTCACCGACCGCGCCGCCGCCTACCTGGACGACATCCGGGACCGCGCCGACGGCAGGCCGGTGATCCTGGGCGGCTGGAGCTTCGGCGGCGCCCTGGCCTACGAAGTCGCCCACCAGCTGCGCGACTCCGGCATCGACGTCGCGCAGATCGTGCTGCTCGACACCGTCCAGCCCTCCGAGAAGGTGCCCGACACCCCCGAGGAGATGCACGCCCGCTGGGATCGCTACGCCGACTTCGCCAAGCGGACCTACGGCCTGGACATCCCGGTGCCCCACGACCTGCTCGACCAGCAGGGCGAGGAAGGGCTGCTGACCATGCTGGAGCAGTTCCTCGCCACCGCCGACTCCACCCAGCACGGGCTGTCCGGCGGCGTCCTCGAGCACCAGCGCGCGTCCTTCGTGGACAACCGCATCCTCGATCAGCTGGACATGACCCGCTGGGCCGAGGTCGACGTGCCCGTCGTACTTTTCCGCGCCGAGCGGATGCACGACGGCGCCATCGAACTCGAGCCGCGCTACGCGACGATTGATGAGGATGGCGGATGGTCGGCTATCGTCGACGATTTGGAGATCGTGCACCTGTGCGGCGATCACCTCGCCATCGTCGATGAACCGGAAATCTCCAAGGTCGGTTCCTGGCTGGGGGACCGGCTCGACGACCTGGACACCGAATCCCGGAACGGACAGTAA
- a CDS encoding FadD32-like long-chain-fatty-acid--AMP ligase, producing the protein MDLSMLMGQFIDAEGNFAFPDDMSVPNLSEMMWQINTMKGELDLQQVTFHDYSNSRDGELVTYTRAEVNRRIKAVAARLQQVGEPGDRVALLMGNSPEYLFGFLAAQYAAQVAVPLYDPTEPGHGDHLVAVLEAAQPKVVLTNKRSAAAVRSIFADKPAAERPRVLTVDALPDSLADNYVSPAEDAKYAPQLEKDAVLLFTSGSSRTPEGVRIAGRSILSNVFQVLSAAHLQLPLRLVTWLPLHHNMGIVLGAFVTALGLPFDLMTPRDFIQHPKRWIDQLNKRGDDDVNVYTVVPNFALELANRFAVPEEGGTLDLSNVDGLIVGSEPVTEKATREFRANFEKFGLPSNAIRPGYGLTEATLLVAVPQGPERPRVTWVDRDSLNDGRPERVEPDTPDAVPLMSNGSVAKPQNLIVVDPETRTELPDGVVGEMWVHGDNIPLGYLTDLEQSAKVFGNELAARRDVDSRAEGVADDAKWMATGDLGVFLDDEIHITGRIKDLIVIAGRNHYPQDIEVTVTQASDHVRPAVVAAFSVEGDDVEKLVIVAERDFRREESGDAEAIDAIRAAVTKAHGIQPDDVRVVGIDELPRSSAGKIARRVARAAYLAGGFD; encoded by the coding sequence ATGGACCTGAGCATGCTGATGGGCCAGTTCATCGACGCCGAAGGCAACTTCGCCTTCCCCGACGACATGTCCGTGCCGAACCTGTCCGAAATGATGTGGCAGATCAACACGATGAAGGGCGAACTCGACCTTCAGCAGGTCACCTTCCATGACTACTCCAACTCCCGCGACGGCGAGCTGGTCACCTACACCCGCGCCGAGGTCAACCGCCGCATCAAGGCCGTCGCCGCCCGCCTCCAGCAGGTCGGCGAACCCGGCGACCGCGTCGCGCTGCTCATGGGCAACAGCCCCGAGTACCTCTTCGGCTTCCTCGCCGCCCAGTACGCCGCCCAGGTGGCCGTGCCGCTGTACGACCCCACCGAGCCCGGCCACGGCGACCACCTCGTCGCGGTCCTCGAAGCCGCCCAGCCGAAGGTCGTGCTGACCAACAAGCGCTCGGCCGCCGCGGTTCGCTCCATCTTCGCCGACAAGCCGGCCGCCGAGCGCCCCCGCGTGCTCACGGTCGACGCGCTGCCGGATTCGCTGGCCGACAACTACGTCTCGCCGGCCGAGGACGCCAAGTACGCGCCGCAGCTGGAGAAGGACGCCGTGTTGCTGTTCACCTCGGGCTCGTCGCGCACCCCGGAGGGCGTCCGCATCGCCGGACGGTCGATCCTGTCGAACGTCTTCCAGGTGCTGTCGGCGGCGCACCTGCAGCTGCCGCTGCGCCTGGTTACGTGGCTGCCGCTGCACCACAACATGGGCATCGTGCTCGGCGCGTTCGTCACGGCGTTGGGCCTGCCGTTCGATCTGATGACCCCGCGCGACTTCATCCAGCACCCGAAGCGCTGGATCGACCAGCTGAACAAGCGTGGCGACGACGACGTGAACGTGTACACGGTCGTGCCGAATTTCGCGCTGGAGCTGGCCAACCGTTTCGCGGTGCCGGAGGAGGGCGGGACCCTGGACCTGTCCAACGTCGACGGCCTCATCGTCGGTTCGGAGCCGGTGACGGAGAAGGCGACGCGCGAGTTCCGCGCCAACTTCGAGAAGTTCGGCCTGCCGTCCAACGCCATCCGCCCGGGCTACGGCCTGACCGAGGCGACGCTGCTGGTCGCGGTTCCGCAGGGGCCCGAGCGTCCGCGCGTGACCTGGGTCGACCGTGATTCGCTTAACGACGGCCGCCCGGAGCGCGTCGAGCCGGATACCCCGGATGCGGTGCCGTTGATGTCGAATGGTTCGGTGGCCAAGCCGCAGAACCTCATCGTCGTCGATCCGGAGACGCGCACCGAGCTGCCGGATGGCGTGGTCGGCGAGATGTGGGTCCACGGCGACAACATTCCGCTGGGCTACCTCACCGACCTGGAGCAGTCGGCGAAGGTGTTCGGCAACGAGCTCGCCGCCCGCCGCGACGTCGATTCCCGCGCGGAGGGGGTGGCCGACGACGCCAAGTGGATGGCCACCGGCGACCTGGGCGTCTTCCTCGACGACGAGATCCACATCACCGGCCGCATCAAGGACCTCATCGTCATCGCCGGCCGCAATCACTACCCGCAGGACATCGAGGTCACGGTCACCCAGGCGTCCGACCACGTGCGTCCGGCCGTCGTCGCGGCTTTCTCGGTGGAGGGCGACGACGTCGAGAAGCTGGTGATCGTCGCCGAGCGCGACTTCCGCCGCGAGGAGTCCGGCGACGCCGAGGCGATCGACGCCATCCGCGCCGCCGTGACCAAGGCGCACGGCATTCAGCCGGACGACGTCCGCGTCGTCGGCATCGATGAACTTCCGCGTTCGTCTGCCGGTAAGATCGCGCGACGAGTGGCCCGCGCCGCCTACCTCGCCGGCGGTTTCGACTAA